The proteins below come from a single Halobacteriovorax sp. DA5 genomic window:
- a CDS encoding thiol-disulfide oxidoreductase DCC family protein: MNIIFIDGKCLICNRLVKFIYRIDHKKKVKFCNLQDPKALNYLQQDFVKNLSTVVFYQNGKLSTKSDAVIAVMDVLGHGYFNLFKIVPKVIRNWLYELVAKNRYRIGEEMDTCPIPDIELAKRFL; encoded by the coding sequence ATGAATATCATCTTCATCGACGGTAAGTGCTTAATATGTAATAGGCTCGTCAAGTTTATTTATCGAATTGACCACAAGAAAAAGGTCAAATTCTGTAATTTACAGGACCCAAAGGCCTTGAATTATCTTCAACAAGATTTTGTTAAGAATCTGTCGACAGTAGTTTTTTATCAAAATGGTAAGCTTTCTACTAAGTCGGATGCGGTCATTGCTGTGATGGATGTGCTTGGCCATGGGTATTTCAATCTATTTAAGATCGTTCCCAAGGTGATAAGAAATTGGCTATATGAACTAGTTGCTAAAAATCGATATCGAATTGGTGAGGAAATGGATACTTGTCCAATTCCTGATATTGAATTAGCTAAGCGTTTCTTGTGA
- a CDS encoding RsmB/NOP family class I SAM-dependent RNA methyltransferase — translation MKNQAAPTKGPEGFEYFYSQMWGQRWPSLKDSFTKKEEKAYRRNIWFEGDFIDSDEIIAGVYANGEVSENQQIKSHYIMDAASVIVARNLNPTPGSKVLDMCAAPGGKSLVLFEEMQGKGHLVLNELSRNRKERLRRVISEYVPEEMRDVIDIRGFDGNKYGLNLKDEFDFVLLDAPCSGERHTLNDQKYLNMWSKKRTKNLAATQYSLLCSALLTLKSGGEVLYSTCSISSLENDEVIAKVLKKRADQVELVQELNTFGFGEKTEYGTIFLPDAKGEIGPLYMCKLRKK, via the coding sequence ATGAAAAACCAAGCTGCACCAACGAAAGGCCCAGAGGGCTTTGAATATTTTTACTCACAAATGTGGGGCCAGAGATGGCCTTCATTAAAGGACTCTTTCACAAAGAAAGAGGAAAAGGCCTATCGTCGTAATATTTGGTTTGAAGGTGATTTTATTGATTCCGATGAAATCATTGCAGGTGTTTATGCTAATGGCGAAGTGAGTGAAAATCAGCAAATTAAATCCCACTATATCATGGATGCTGCTAGCGTTATCGTTGCTCGTAATCTAAATCCAACTCCGGGATCCAAAGTTCTTGATATGTGTGCGGCCCCTGGAGGTAAGAGTTTAGTTCTTTTTGAAGAAATGCAAGGAAAGGGACATCTTGTTTTAAATGAGCTTTCTCGAAATCGAAAAGAGCGCCTACGCCGTGTTATTTCAGAGTATGTGCCAGAAGAGATGAGGGATGTCATTGATATTCGCGGCTTTGATGGCAATAAGTATGGCCTAAACCTAAAAGATGAATTCGATTTTGTTCTTCTCGATGCACCATGCTCCGGAGAGCGTCATACTTTAAATGATCAAAAATATCTCAATATGTGGTCTAAGAAGAGAACAAAGAATCTTGCGGCCACTCAATACTCGCTTCTGTGTTCGGCCCTTTTGACCCTTAAAAGTGGTGGTGAAGTTCTGTATTCAACATGTTCTATATCTAGTCTTGAAAATGATGAAGTTATAGCTAAGGTTCTTAAAAAAAGAGCTGACCAAGTTGAGCTTGTTCAAGAACTAAATACTTTCGGTTTTGGAGAAAAAACTGAATATGGTACAATATTTCTACCGGATGCGAAGGGAGAAATAGGTCCTTTGTATATGTGTAAACTTCGAAAAAAGTAG
- the rlmN gene encoding 23S rRNA (adenine(2503)-C(2))-methyltransferase RlmN, with translation MESFFSTPLSSLEDFITEHGFTKVHAQTIYTQIYKHGAKSFEEISGLPQKLYSLLEKKYCFDFLEIAKIQESVDDKTVKLLFKLSDGRTVETVCVPFQKKYTLCLSSQVGCAMKCSFCFTGTQGLTRSLEKKEIILQYIQAYAYIKEKFEGHQAAPNIVFMGQGEPLHNIDNVADAIEILKTTEGMGLGPRQITLSTAGYLPGIKRFSELGSVNFALSFHSPFNEERNELIPLNKAYPIADLIEELKSIKLMKRQFLTFEYLIIRDLNHTRKHVEEIGRLLKDMPVIFNLIPFNEFPGAPYKRPEMAAVEEFKAGLMELGFHAMIRTTKGDDILAACGQLTSQETLS, from the coding sequence ATAGAATCATTTTTTTCTACTCCACTTTCAAGTCTAGAAGACTTCATCACAGAGCATGGATTCACAAAAGTTCATGCTCAAACGATCTATACTCAGATCTATAAGCACGGTGCAAAATCCTTTGAAGAAATTTCTGGATTACCACAAAAGCTTTATTCGTTATTAGAAAAAAAGTACTGCTTTGATTTTCTTGAGATCGCCAAAATTCAAGAATCAGTTGATGATAAAACAGTTAAGCTCTTATTCAAGTTAAGCGATGGGCGCACAGTTGAAACAGTCTGTGTCCCTTTTCAAAAGAAGTATACTCTTTGCCTCTCTTCACAAGTTGGTTGTGCAATGAAGTGTTCATTCTGCTTTACTGGAACTCAAGGGCTAACACGCTCTTTAGAAAAGAAAGAAATTATTCTGCAATACATACAAGCATATGCCTATATCAAAGAGAAATTTGAGGGCCACCAAGCAGCTCCTAATATTGTTTTTATGGGTCAAGGAGAGCCTCTTCATAATATTGATAATGTTGCAGATGCCATTGAAATTCTAAAAACCACAGAGGGCATGGGACTAGGTCCAAGGCAAATTACTCTTTCAACGGCCGGCTATCTTCCGGGAATTAAAAGATTTAGTGAATTAGGAAGCGTTAACTTTGCCCTAAGCTTTCACTCTCCATTTAATGAAGAAAGAAATGAGCTTATTCCATTAAATAAAGCCTACCCTATTGCGGACCTCATCGAAGAGCTTAAGTCTATAAAGCTCATGAAGCGACAATTTCTAACTTTTGAATATTTAATTATTCGCGACTTAAATCATACGAGAAAACACGTTGAAGAAATTGGAAGGCTATTAAAAGATATGCCTGTAATTTTCAATCTAATTCCTTTTAATGAATTTCCAGGTGCACCCTATAAGAGGCCAGAGATGGCAGCAGTCGAAGAATTTAAAGCTGGGCTTATGGAGTTGGGGTTTCATGCAATGATTCGCACAACTAAGGGCGATGATATTCTAGCAGCTTGTGGCCAATTAACATCACAAGAAACGCTTAGCTAA
- a CDS encoding Kazal-type serine protease inhibitor domain-containing protein produces MKFFLAIVLTINSYAFKCTKEFSPVCGNGKTYSNRCMAQASGATEISDGACDNKENKTTNKKQLRPDATSPMKPHHPQGKAPCICPMIWMPVCGVDGKTYGSACNANCQKVQIKHQGACEKIESH; encoded by the coding sequence ATGAAATTCTTTTTAGCGATTGTTCTAACAATTAATAGTTACGCGTTTAAGTGTACAAAAGAATTTAGTCCTGTTTGTGGGAATGGGAAGACTTACTCAAATCGTTGTATGGCACAAGCATCAGGGGCCACTGAAATCTCTGACGGTGCATGTGATAATAAAGAAAATAAGACTACAAATAAAAAACAACTAAGGCCCGACGCTACTTCTCCGATGAAGCCTCATCATCCACAGGGGAAAGCACCATGTATCTGTCCGATGATTTGGATGCCAGTGTGTGGAGTTGATGGAAAGACTTACGGTAGTGCTTGCAACGCAAATTGCCAAAAAGTGCAAATAAAACATCAAGGCGCGTGCGAAAAAATTGAGTCCCACTAA